ATACCAGTGTAGTCAAAGGCACGCTTCAGCCCTGAAGCGAGGTTCAAAATATGTTGAGCGCTTCGCGTCGATTTATGTGCGCTTCAGTGTCATCATTGAGTTTCTAAGGCAAACTTTCCTTGCCAATGAGCCTATTTTGAAGAAGTgacactaaacaattgatatttcactttatcatttaaaaaaaatcaatttatttggTCAAACATTTGtcattcatgcttataattattagccttggactaaacatatatGTTTGTATATTTTCTCCCTTTGCTCCTCTTTTCATTAAAGCCCACGCTTTATTTGGGGTTTACACTTAAAGGCCCCCATGGACCTTAGAGCTTTTTTGCGCTTTTtgcctttgataacactgttACATACACTACCTTTTCCTCTCTCTAGTCATCAGCTTTTACATTAAAACCATAATTTTTTCACAACCAAACAGGCATCAGCCTCATTTCCTCAAGGCATATGCCTATCAGTAGAGGTAAAAAGTTCATTCTTCTTTtaacttgtttttctttttcttgtagaATGGTCAGATCCATCTAAAGGACTCATAACCAAGGCATATGCAATTCTAGACCATTGTAGATCGACTTAACAAGTCGGCACATTTCTTAGTGTTAAAGTTGACAGACACAGCGTCACAGTATGGCAAATTGTACTTGAAGGAGACAATTTGCTATTATTTAATCACGTATTATAATCCCCACATTATCATTCAAGTACAAATTGTTCACAAACCAAACAACCTCCAGTACGGATAAGCTCTTGCTCTATTGAGTTTAAGCTGGGGCATGcttaagttcaattttttaattctgGTTGGAAAGgaattaattttattcttttgtgtCGTTGAAAACGAGGGTGCCTTTGTTAATCAAACAAAATCTAATGAACAATTGATAGACTGCCaaagaattcaaatttaattaacaaCAGGAAGGCAACTGAAGTTCAATAACCAGCAAAACGACAAGATCAACGACCATGctacttcaaaatataatatagaaaaaactATTAGTTCATATAGAGAACGGTCAGATACCCAAGATTTTCGATGCCATTAATTGGCTCGAGAAGCTGCAGTTGATGTTGCTGTGTCTCCTGTTCCACCGGAAATTGCTGCAATGCCTGCACATTACCACCATCAATTGGTGCTGCTGCAATAGTTGGAGTCCCTTTCCCTTCCACTAACCGCCACATATACCATGCCCCTGCAGATCTATATGGCTTCCATTTGTCACATAATTGCTCCATCTGCGACGGCCTTGGCAGTTCCTCCAGTCCATACAGCAATTGCACACCTTTCCTGACCCCCAAGTCACTAACAGGCAAAATATCTGGTCTATGAAGTGAAAAGATCATGAACATATGCACTGACCAAGAACCAATACCCTTCACCATTGAAAGCATGGCAAACAATGACCTATCATCCATCTTTACAAGAGTTTCATCAGACAAAATCCCACTTTTATACTTGTTTGCCAAGTCATGGAGATAACTAGCCTTCCGCCCTGAGATTCCTACTTGCTTGAGCTGTTGAGGAGATAGAGCGAGGACAATGTCAGGGCAAACAGCGTCCTCTCCTCCACAAAGGGACACAAAGCGAGTGTAGATTGAGGTGCCTGCTTTATAAGCTAGTTGCTGATAAAGAATGCTCTTGCTAAGAGCTAAAAACGCAGAATGGTGCAACTCAAATTGCGGGGAAGGAAGTGTATCGATTAAGGAAACAAGAAGAGGGTCCACAGAACGTAGATGCTGCAGTGCATTGTCAATCTCTCCATCAGCTGATAAGGGTTTGATGATTTGGGGCAAAACCCTTGATGATTTCGGTGCAGTCTTCCGACGATTCTTCGTTACGGTAATCGCTCCGCTGGTTGCACTGGATGCTGATGGTACGGCGGTTTCCGGGGTTTTCCCATTGGAGGATGGGGTGGAAGAGAGTTTTCGGATTTTCTGTGGTCGAATTGGGATTTTGGAAGGGTTAGAGGGGTTTGGTGGAAGATCAACTGGAGAGTTCGATACAAGGGTGGAATCAGAAGAAGTGGGTAGAGGTTGAGGTGGAGTTTGCGTCTGTTCACTCATGAGTGCTAACAATGGCCACGAAAAATTCGCTAATATTTTCCGGCGGTTTTGTAGGAGGAATAATTGGAAGTTTCCGGTGGCAATCAACGGCGGCGGCCCGAAGAGTAGCTGAAGACGACGGTAAGTTGTGTGGTCTCGTAATAATGAGGTGAAATAATCAAAATGTCCCCTTATGGCAAAtgcttttttatataaaataaaataaaatcgtctttctttccatttgttagacctttaattattttttaattaaaagtatctttttcaaaaaaaacaaaattacaaaatgttatataatttataaagtttTGATTAAATCGTTAATATTAACTTAACAATCTATATGTGGATATTATTAAGGccaatttataaataatttaatcgaACTAAATTTATTCGTGTTGTTggaaataaattcataaaaaataggcTTAAGTCATACACAATCCCCTAAACTTGTCCAcatatttcatttagacacctcaattcaattgtataccTTTTGAACACTTATATTATAAGAGATTTGTACCtattagggcccgtttggatgggcttaataaaagcagcttttaaaaaagtacttttaaaagtgctgaaacttatttttaaaataagcagttatgcgtttggataaaagtgctgaagttgctatgccgaacgtgaaaagggaaaaatggaagaaagagatgttagggttatgtgggtaatttggagattgtataaaaatattaagggcaaaaagataaaaatgtggtcaacttaaaacagcttataagctaaaaaaaaaacacctctaccccagcttttaacttttggcttaaaataagttttttttaacttaaaataagtaattttgaGTATTgtcaaacagctaaataagtcaaaaaccagcttttaagtcagtttggtcagcttttaagctgaaccaaacaggctcttaaaCATTTTGTGCTGACATGGCAGCATGTGTGTAGTACACACATGAAAAGAGCGTGAAAGGGCATTATttaaccaaaaaataataattttcttttttaaaaaaaataaaattagcatctcttcatcttcttctttgacTCAACCACCATTGGAACGACCTTCTCACCACCGCAATCACCGGTGTCCACCATTAAAGTTCATTCCATTTTTTCTCGAGCTGCAATCATTCTTCTTCTCTATGCCACcttgttttttaattaaatatgcgTCACCATATCCACAGTGctcttttcctttattttttcggTCATCttcttcccctttttttttaaaccatcatcttctttctctttttttaccAGCCATCAAACACCACCtcatttttctccaaatttattattgtcaatatcttttttctttttagcttttcaaacaatcaatcacaaattttaatttgttcattagaaaacaataccaccaatcatctttttctttatgCCAAATCAACTCAAACATGAAATCTAagc
This window of the Solanum pennellii chromosome 2, SPENNV200 genome carries:
- the LOC107011951 gene encoding probable DNA-3-methyladenine glycosylase 2, encoding MSEQTQTPPQPLPTSSDSTLVSNSPVDLPPNPSNPSKIPIRPQKIRKLSSTPSSNGKTPETAVPSASSATSGAITVTKNRRKTAPKSSRVLPQIIKPLSADGEIDNALQHLRSVDPLLVSLIDTLPSPQFELHHSAFLALSKSILYQQLAYKAGTSIYTRFVSLCGGEDAVCPDIVLALSPQQLKQVGISGRKASYLHDLANKYKSGILSDETLVKMDDRSLFAMLSMVKGIGSWSVHMFMIFSLHRPDILPVSDLGVRKGVQLLYGLEELPRPSQMEQLCDKWKPYRSAGAWYMWRLVEGKGTPTIAAAPIDGGNVQALQQFPVEQETQQHQLQLLEPINGIENLGACIWSQ